TCCGGCAAATACCAACACCTATTCTGCCATGGTATGGCAGGACAAAATCTATTTCCTTGCCGGAGGCGAGCTATACGAACTGGCGGACGATGTCCCGCAACTCTCGGCTGACTCGCCTGCCGATATCCGCCTGCAACAACTGCTGGCAAACGCCACCACCACAAACGGAGCGACCTATCTGTATGCCTATACAGAGGATAACCGATGCGTGACCTACGACGGCACAGCATGGAGCGAAGACACGCCGGACACGGCTTTACCCTCGGCAGGCCAACGCTTCTCCTATGCGGCTCTACCCCTTTCGTACAACGCCAATATCGCCCGCACCTTCCTTTTCGGAACACATACAGACAACGCGGGAACCGAATCGGGCTTCATGGCACACCGCCTGACGAACGAAAGCACATGGAATGTGTACGACTACACACAATCGGACACGCTCCGCTGCCCGAACATAGCCGACGCGACCATGATTTATTACGACAAGAAACTATATGCCTTCGGAGGCGCAATCAACAGTGCCCAGCACGAAGACTATCAAGCCCCGTTCAGCACCTTCTTCGCTTCTACGGATAACGGACTGACCTGGAAGCCTGTGACGGAAGACGTGACATTCCCGTCGTCTTCGTTTGCCGGAAAATACGAAGCAGGCTACGCGCTGGGCGAAGGAAGCTATTCGTGCGTAGTGGACGAAAACAACTTTATCTGGATTATCTGGCACGACGGAACGATGAGCAGAGGAAGAATCAACCGGCTCGGCTTTCTTCCCAAGTGGTAAGCAAGAGACAAGA
The Phocaeicola salanitronis DSM 18170 genome window above contains:
- a CDS encoding DUF6242 domain-containing protein yields the protein MKLKFLSIVLAGVMITAFSMTSCLNDDIEQVTYTNETSITGFSLGTLWCEMVGTAQDGSDSLYMDTVSFEDYPFTIDQLNRTIENRDSLPVNVDISRVLVDISADTPYIIYGKIKEAGGEATDTLWTSTDSIDFSVAPAEGLSFKVLSMNGIYGREYHVKVNVHKQDPDLLTWSENESEVPFTAQTLIRQKAVYTNGRIYVFGQNGDTPCIEYTTVSANGKANGWTPVENVPANTNTYSAMVWQDKIYFLAGGELYELADDVPQLSADSPADIRLQQLLANATTTNGATYLYAYTEDNRCVTYDGTAWSEDTPDTALPSAGQRFSYAALPLSYNANIARTFLFGTHTDNAGTESGFMAHRLTNESTWNVYDYTQSDTLRCPNIADATMIYYDKKLYAFGGAINSAQHEDYQAPFSTFFASTDNGLTWKPVTEDVTFPSSSFAGKYEAGYALGEGSYSCVVDENNFIWIIWHDGTMSRGRINRLGFLPKW